ATCGCCGTTTGCCGGACCACGAAAGAAAGAGCAGAGAAACAGACAGGATGAAAAGCAAGATGCAGTGGAACGTGTCGCTGCGCGTAGAACAGAAGAGAAAGGAAGGTTCGCTCATGAAGAGGCTCAGTGTGCTGCTGGCTGTGCTGGTTGTTGCCGGCCCGGCCCTGGCGGCAGTGAGGATCACCGTCGAGCCGGATGGGAACACGGCGGTGATCGGGTACGAGACGGATGGCGAGAGAGTCCGGGCGTTTGCCCTGGACATCATGGTGGATGCCGGAACCATCGTCGGCATCTCCGATTTCATTCGCGGCGAGAGCACAGCGGAAAATCCCGGCTATGGCATCTTCCCGGCGAACTTCAGCCGATACATCACAGTGGACGCCGACACCGGCGACGTCGCTGCCTGGGACATCAATGAGTACACACCCGTGGCCGATCCCTGCGATCCCGGCGCCCTGGGCGGGCTCGGCACCGCGGGCATCACCATCGAGATGGGTGCCCTGTACTATCCTCCCGACGACGATTCGCCCAACGCGCCGCCCACCAGTGGCACGCTGTGCCGGCTGACCCTCAGCACGGAGGCCAATGTTACCGTGAGCCTGAACGAGGTTCGCGGCGGCATCGTCCTGACCGACCCGACCGTGCCGGCAACGGTGGACATGGGCCAGGCATCGGCGATGACGACGGTGACGATGATGAGTGCCGCGGCGAGCAATGTTGACCTGCTCGCCCCCAGCCATCCGGATTACGCCGAGTGGGTCGCGGTGGGCAAGCCGGCCTGCTGGGCCTATCCGAGACAATGCCACGGCGACGCCGACGGCGTGGCCGAAGGCAATGCCGACACCGGCTTCTACTACGTCGGTCCGCAGGACCTGAACGTCCTGGTCGCCGCCTGGCAGGTCAAGGAACCGCCGTTCGGCCCCGGGATTGCGTCAATCGAAAACGGCATCTGCGCCGATTTCGCCCGTGACAAGGAAGGCAACGAGGCCACCGGCTTCTATCGCGTCGGCATGACGGACCTGAACCGCCTGGTCGCGAGCTGGCTGGTCAAAGAGCCCCCGCACGGCCCCGGCGTACGCGGCGACTGCGGCGGCAGCCTGGCACGGTAGCCATTCGCTCGCCTTCCATTTCGAACGCACATACGGGCAAGCCTTTTGACTCAGTGGGCTTGCCCTTTTTCTATGGACTTGCCGGCGTCGGCCTCCGGCGATATGCTCGTTGGGCATGTTCTTCGATCCATACAAGAGAATCGTGTCCATGAGACACACGGCGGGTGTCGTCGTCTGTCTGATCGCCGCCATACTGCCGACGGGTTGTCACAGCCCTTCGACGCCGAGGCAGAGCGGTCTGAACGTCACGGTCGAAGGGGGCGGCCGCTTCCCATCGGAATTGGCGGGCACGTGGAAGGCGGACCGCGATGGATGGGAGATGGTGATCGAGCCGGACGGACGCCTCTCTTCAGTGGTCATCAGTCTCGGCCGCGTCCGCATCCAGCCCGGAAAGAGCGAAACGCTCGCCACCCACGGAGGCGGTGAGGGGTTCTTCGAGTCCGGAACCTGGACGGTTCACTACAACCCGCAGACGAACGACCTGACCGTCAAGATCGTGATGCGTCACGTGCGTATCGGAATGGCCGAGGCAGTCCTGGAAGGCACCGGTACAGACGTCTTCACCGGCCCGATCTCGGCGGCCGACGGCATCTGGCAGGCGCAGTGGACGAATTTCGGCCGCTATCTTCTGTCCATGCCCGATGGTTCCGTGTCGGAGCTGGCGACCGACGAGACCTACGGCGAAACAAACGCACTGACCTTTGTGAGGATCGCGCAACCGTAGGCGATCTATCGGCGCTGTTTGACCCTCTGGTACTCCAGGAAGTCGATATACGTGCCCACCTGAAGCGCCACGTCGCGGCGGCCGAGTTTTCTCAGCAGGGCGACATGCTTCCGTGCCACGGAGATCGCCTCATCGTAGCGCTGCTGCAACTCCAACGCCTTGGCCAGCTTCTCGTAGAACACGAGATTGGCTGGTTCGAGGGCCATCGCCCGGTCGAACGCATCGGCCGCACCTTTCAGGTCCGCCGCCAGCACAAGCGTGTCGCCGAGCCACTCCCAGGAGACCACAGAATCGGGATTCTTCTCAAGATCGATGCGAAACCACTTCGCCGCCTCAGCCAGGTGCGTTCGCGATTCGCCCGTCTGGCCCATCCTCCACAGCACGATCCCCAGGTTCATGTGGGCGGCGGCGAGCGCCGCCCTCTGCCGGTTCGCCTCAGCCGAGTGGTCGATCGCGACACGAAAGGCCTCGGCCGCCCCGTGCAAGTCGTCCTGAGCCAGCTTCATCTCGCCGATCTGACCCCAGGCCTCGAGCGCCACCGACGGGTCCAGTTCGGCGGCCTGCCGATACCGCCGCACACTGTGCGCATATCGCTGCGAGGCCTCAAGCTGTCCGGCCTCGCGAAGGCACGCATACGCCAGTCTCTGGCGGACCCCCTCTCGCACGACGGGCCCCAGAAGGTCTTCCACCGGGGCGTAGTCGTCGGTCAGCACCAGATGGCCGCTTTTCGCCTTGAGAGATGCGACCTCCGATTCGTCGAGCCGCCTGAACTCCAGATGCTCGTCATGGTCCCTCAGGAACTCTGTCACATCGAAGGTCCGCTGTGACGCAATGACGACGAAGGCGTTCCGCATCGTTCGCGGGCCCACGCGATCGGCGATGACACAGACATGCGAAAACGTCTGCTCCAGCGTGCCGACCACAGCGCCGAGAAACTGCCCGCCGCCGCGTGTATCGATCAGGCTCAGCATATAGGCGCCGTCGCCGGCCAGCAGGGCTGCAATCTTCTCGTGGAACTCCCGCGTAACCAGAGGCAGTGCCATCGGACTATCGTTGAGGGCGTCGGCATAGACGAAATCATACAGCCGTTCCGGCTCGTCCGTCTCTCTTCGAGCCGACGACTGCCCCAGGTAGTATCGTGCATCGACGTGGACGATCTCGATCGCCGATGCGTCCTCCAGGCCAAAGGCCTCCCTCGCCACGTTCGTGACGCCTCGATCGACCTCAATCACGTGCACGAGACCCTCGGGCCACGACGCCTTGAGATATCGCGGAAAGGCATAGCCTCCGCTGCCGATGACCAGCATCGACAGATCGCGTCGGTCTGCGGCCAGGCCGTGCGTCAAACCGGCGCAGACGTCTGCGTGGAACTGGCACAGGCGCATCGGCTCACCGACCACGGTCTCGCTGTGGCGCAGCGAGTCGCGACAGAACGCGCGTCGGTCCGGTCGTTCCGAGATTTGTCGTACCGCGAGATGGCTGTACGGCGTCTCGTACTCGTAGAGGAGACTTGGATCGTTCGATTGACGCAGGGCCGCTCCCACGCCGGCCTCGTGCGCCCACTCGGCGGGCGCCATGCCCATCACCGCCAGCGCCGCGAACATCATCGCCCACAGATACAGCGCCCAGCAACTGGTCCAATACAGCAGCGCGACGCCCAACAGCGCGGCGCCGACGATCCAGATCATGGCGATGCAGCCATAGGTGGGGACCAGGTAGAACCCCGTCAGGAACGTTCCGGCGATCGCTCCGGCCGCTCCCCAGGCACAGAGAACCCCCGCCGTACGTCCGAAGGTCGGCCCGCAACTCGGCGCCATCCGCGCCGCCACCGGAGCGACTGCGCCCAGCAACAACGACGGGGCGAGCAGCAGGAAGGCAATGTGCAGGAGGACGTGAGTCGGCCAGCTCAGCCCCCACAGCCAGGACCACCGCCCGATGAGGTTGTTCACCACAATCACAGCCACACAGGCGGCAGACGACAGACCGAACAGGACGGCCAAGGTCCGTCTGGGATGGAAACGATCGCTCAGGCGGCCGCCCACGTAGCTGCCCAGGGAGATGCCCCCGAGAACAACCCCGACGATCGAGGTCCACGTATAGAGTGACGCCCCCAGACTGCCGGCGGCCAGTCGCGCCGCGACCAGCCCCAGAGTCATGACGGCGCCGCCCAGAATGAAGATCGTCGCGCTTGGGACAAACAGACCCAGCACATCCCTGCGTTTGCCCATGTCCTTTGTTCCCCAGCCATCGGAGCAAAACCGCAGTGTAACAAAACCGTGGGAACCCGGCAAGGCCGACTCACTGATCGAAATATCGGACGCCACCCTCGTCTGTGCCGGGCCAGTCGAGACGGACCGTCTGCGTGGCGGGCTGATAGATCCATCCGTACTCGCCCGTCGCCTCGGTCGGAAACGACTCGTTGTTGCCGATCATCCGAATCGTGCTGCGGTGGTTGAAGGGGTTCTCGGGAACGCGGCGCATGTAGCTTTCGTTCACAACCGTCTGTTCACGGAAGAAGGCTTCGTCGAGAGCGCCGCTGCGATTGTCGTCTTCGTATCCGGGCGGAACGCCACGGTGGTTGGCGGCATAGAGCTCGATCGTGCTGCGCAGAATGCGCAGATTGTCCTTTGCGGCGGCCGTCTTGGCTTCCGTCGCCTGGTTCTGCACGAGCGGCACAACCAGAGCGGCGAGAATGCCGATGATGCACGCCACAATGACCAACTCAACGACGGACAGCCCTTTTCTCATTGCCTGCGCCGCGACCATACCTATACGCTATTCATCCACAATGCGACTCTCCAGGTTCTTTCGGCGCTTCTGCCCGGTGACTTGACTGGCCTTGTTGCGTTATCGGACGCCACCGGCCTGCCTCGGGCGGCAAAAGGTTTGCATTCGCCGCGACCATCTCCTATTCTGGCGCCCAATCGACAAGATCGAATCAGGAATCTCCTGCGTAAACGAATATCGGCCGAACTGAAACCCCTCTTCGTACGTGGTATTTGTGAGATTATGATCGCAGACAACGATGGCAGAAGACGCGTGGTGATCGACCGGGTACGGCCGCAAATCGACGGCGGACGCTTCCCGATCAAGCGGTCGCTCGGCGAAACGGTGACTGTAAGAGCCGACGTCTTCGCTGACGGGCACGATCGCATCGGCGTCGAGTTGCTGCACCGCGGGCCGGGACAGGACTCATGGACCGTTGGGACGATGGTCCATCGCGTCAACGACGAGTGGATCGCGCAGTTCTCCGTCACCGAGTTGGGCGACTATCGTTATACCGTTCGCGCTTGGGTGGACCATTTCGCCACGTGGCAGGCGGATCTGGCCAAGAGAATCGAGGCGCACCAGGATGTCACCGTTGAATTGAGAATTGGCGCCGAGATGCTCACCGTCGCCGCCAAACGCGCCGGCCAATCCGACGCCGAACGACTCAAGGGATGGGCCAGACACCTGCGCTCGACCAAACGGGGCCGCACCGCCATCGAAACGGCGCTGAGCGACGAACTGACCGCGATGATGGCCCAATACCCGGATCGCTCGCTCGCCATCCTGTACGACAGGGACCTGGCCATCACCGTGGACCGACCGGAAGCGGTGTTCAGCGCCTGGTACGAGTTGTTCCCCCGCTCGTTCGGCAAGGGCGGAAAGCACGGAACGTTCCGGGACTGCGAGCGGCTGTTGCGGGAGATCGCACGGATGGGGTTCGACGTTCTCTACCTGCCGCCCATCCACCCCATCGGACAAACCCATCGCAAGGGCAAGAACAACGCCACCGTCTGTACGAAGACCGATCCAGGCAGTCCATGGGCCATCGGCAGTGCCGAAGGAGGCCACAAGGCCGTGGCCAAGGAACTGGGAACGCTGAGCGATTTTCGCCGGCTGGTGAAGAAGGCCGGCCAGCACGGCCTCGAAATCGCCCTCGACATGGCGTTTCAGTGTTCGCCCGATCACCCCTACGTGACATCGCATCCGGAATGGTTTCGCTGGCGGCCGGATGGGACCGTGCAGTTCGCCGAGAACCCGCCCAAGAAATACGAAGACATCCTGCCGCTGAATTTCGAGACGCCGCAGTGGAGAGCGCTCTGGGAAGAGCTGCGCGACGTGGTCCTGTTCTGGACCGACCAGGGCGTGCGGATCTTCCGTGTGGACAACCCGCACACCAAGCCGTTCGGGTTCTGGCAGTGGCTGATCGCCGAGGTCCGCCGCCGCCATCCCGATGTCCTGTTTCTGGCCGAGGCGTTCACACGACCGAAGGTCATGCAGCGCCTGGCGAAGGTCGGCTTCAACCAGTCCTACACCTATTTCACGTGGCGCAACACGAAATGGGAACTGGAGCAGTACATCCGCGAGCTGACGCAGACGGACACCGCCGAGACGATGCGGCCGAACTTCTGGCCGAACACGCCCGACATCCTGCCGCAATACCTCCAATACGGCGGTCGGGCCGCCTTCATCATTCGCCTGGTTCTGGCGGCGACGCTCTCGTCCAGCTACGGTATCTACGGGCCGGCCTTCGAGCTGTGCGTCAGTGAGGCCATCGAGGGCAAGGAAGAATATCTCGACTCGGAGAAGTACGAGATCAAGAAGTGGGACTGGAAGCGCAAGGGGAACATCCGGCCGGTGATCGAGCGCATCAACCGCGTTCGCAGGGAAAACCCCTGCCTCCAGACGTTCCGCAACATCCGCCTGTACGACGTCCAGAACGAGAACCTGCTGTGCTACGGCAAGACCGGCGACGACCCCACTGACGTCACCGTGATCGTCGTGAGCCTCGATCCGCACCACAAGCAGTCGGGCTGGGTGCAGTTGCCGCTGGATGCCCTGGGCCTCGACCCACACCAGCCCTATCTGATGGACGATGCGCTGACGGGGGACAAGTACGTCTGGCAAGGCGCGAGCAACTACATCGAGCTGGACCCTCACATCATGCCCGCCCACATCCTGCGGCTTCGGCGGACGCTGCGGCGGGAAACGGACTTTGACTACTTCCTGTGACAGGAGCCACCGCCCTTGCGCGAGCCACGTGACAAAACACCCGATTCGCTCTGGTACAAAGACGCCGTCATTTACGAGTTGCACATCAAGTCGTTTCACGACAGCAACAACGACGGGATCGGAGACATCCAGGGCGTGATCGAGAAGCTCGACTATCTCCAGGACCTGGGCGTCACCGCCCTGTGGCTGCTGCCGTTCTATCCATCTCCTCTGCTCGACGATGGGTATGACATCGCCGATTACTTCGACATCAATCCCGACTACGGCACGCTGAGCGACTTCAAGCGGCTCCTGCGCGAGGCCCATCGACGAGAGATTCGCATCATCACGGAGTTGGTCATCAACCACACCTCCGACCAGCACAAGTGGTTCCAGCGGTCG
The nucleotide sequence above comes from Anaerobaca lacustris. Encoded proteins:
- a CDS encoding type II secretion system protein, translated to MRKGLSVVELVIVACIIGILAALVVPLVQNQATEAKTAAAKDNLRILRSTIELYAANHRGVPPGYEDDNRSGALDEAFFREQTVVNESYMRRVPENPFNHRSTIRMIGNNESFPTEATGEYGWIYQPATQTVRLDWPGTDEGGVRYFDQ
- a CDS encoding alpha-1,4-glucan--maltose-1-phosphate maltosyltransferase; this translates as MIADNDGRRRVVIDRVRPQIDGGRFPIKRSLGETVTVRADVFADGHDRIGVELLHRGPGQDSWTVGTMVHRVNDEWIAQFSVTELGDYRYTVRAWVDHFATWQADLAKRIEAHQDVTVELRIGAEMLTVAAKRAGQSDAERLKGWARHLRSTKRGRTAIETALSDELTAMMAQYPDRSLAILYDRDLAITVDRPEAVFSAWYELFPRSFGKGGKHGTFRDCERLLREIARMGFDVLYLPPIHPIGQTHRKGKNNATVCTKTDPGSPWAIGSAEGGHKAVAKELGTLSDFRRLVKKAGQHGLEIALDMAFQCSPDHPYVTSHPEWFRWRPDGTVQFAENPPKKYEDILPLNFETPQWRALWEELRDVVLFWTDQGVRIFRVDNPHTKPFGFWQWLIAEVRRRHPDVLFLAEAFTRPKVMQRLAKVGFNQSYTYFTWRNTKWELEQYIRELTQTDTAETMRPNFWPNTPDILPQYLQYGGRAAFIIRLVLAATLSSSYGIYGPAFELCVSEAIEGKEEYLDSEKYEIKKWDWKRKGNIRPVIERINRVRRENPCLQTFRNIRLYDVQNENLLCYGKTGDDPTDVTVIVVSLDPHHKQSGWVQLPLDALGLDPHQPYLMDDALTGDKYVWQGASNYIELDPHIMPAHILRLRRTLRRETDFDYFL
- a CDS encoding fused MFS/spermidine synthase, encoding MGKRRDVLGLFVPSATIFILGGAVMTLGLVAARLAAGSLGASLYTWTSIVGVVLGGISLGSYVGGRLSDRFHPRRTLAVLFGLSSAACVAVIVVNNLIGRWSWLWGLSWPTHVLLHIAFLLLAPSLLLGAVAPVAARMAPSCGPTFGRTAGVLCAWGAAGAIAGTFLTGFYLVPTYGCIAMIWIVGAALLGVALLYWTSCWALYLWAMMFAALAVMGMAPAEWAHEAGVGAALRQSNDPSLLYEYETPYSHLAVRQISERPDRRAFCRDSLRHSETVVGEPMRLCQFHADVCAGLTHGLAADRRDLSMLVIGSGGYAFPRYLKASWPEGLVHVIEVDRGVTNVAREAFGLEDASAIEIVHVDARYYLGQSSARRETDEPERLYDFVYADALNDSPMALPLVTREFHEKIAALLAGDGAYMLSLIDTRGGGQFLGAVVGTLEQTFSHVCVIADRVGPRTMRNAFVVIASQRTFDVTEFLRDHDEHLEFRRLDESEVASLKAKSGHLVLTDDYAPVEDLLGPVVREGVRQRLAYACLREAGQLEASQRYAHSVRRYRQAAELDPSVALEAWGQIGEMKLAQDDLHGAAEAFRVAIDHSAEANRQRAALAAAHMNLGIVLWRMGQTGESRTHLAEAAKWFRIDLEKNPDSVVSWEWLGDTLVLAADLKGAADAFDRAMALEPANLVFYEKLAKALELQQRYDEAISVARKHVALLRKLGRRDVALQVGTYIDFLEYQRVKQRR